The genomic DNA GCCTCTCGGTCATAGGGCGCGGCGCGGGACATGGTCAGAGGGTTTCCTTGGTCAGCTGGTTCAGAATATTGGTGTAGCCTTCGACGCCTTGGGCACCGGTGACAAGGTGCTGGCGGTCAAAAATCATCGCAGGCACGCCCTGAATGCCCTGTTTGATCCAAAAACTCTCTACCTTTCGCACGTCGTCTGCAAAACGTTGATCTTCCAGCACGGTCAGCGCCTCGGACCGATCCAGCCCGATTTCTTTGGCAACATCGGCCAGAACGGTAACGTCTGACAGATCGCGGCCATCGGTAAAATGCGCGCTGAACAGGGCCATTTTCAGGTCATGTTTGCGCCCCTGAGCATCGGCCCAGTGCAGCAGTTGATGGGCGTTGAACGTGTTGTGCATGCGGAAATCGTCGGTCCAGCGAAAATCGAACCCTAGTTCGGTGCCAAGTGCGGTCATGCGATCGCGACTGTCTTCGGATTGCGCGCGGGTAGAGCCGTATTTTTCTGCGATATGTTCAAACCCGTTCTGCCCCTCGGGCGGCATCTGGGGGTTCAACTCGAACGGGTGCCAGTGGAGGTCGTGCGGGGTGCCTGTTGCCGCCAGCGCAATGGCCAGTTGTCGGTAGCCGATAATGCACCAAGGGCACATTACATCGGATACAATGTCGATACGAAGAGGGTCGGTCATGTGATGTGTCCTTTCATGCGCGGCGAGGGTGCGGCGGTCCGGGGTCGGCCTCCGGACCGCCGGGCGACTTAGGCTGCCTTGTCGGCTTTTTGCCACGCGAACTTCTGGAATACCTGATCTACCGGCGTCCCGGCAAAGTGGTTGGTGAAATTCGACATTACCTTTTGCGCGACGCCCAAGATTACTTCGAGGATATTACGCTCTTCAAAACCGGCATCAAGGAAGGTCTGCACCTGAGCATCCGTCAAATTGGCGCTGGTGCGGACGACTTGCAGCGTAAACGTGCGCAGGCCTTCCAGCTTGGCGGTTGGCAGCGGGGTCTCGTTGCGCAGGGCCTCGGTGATGGCGTCATCGACCTTCATCATCTTGGCGATGCCGGTATGGGCTGGCACACAATAGTGGCAGGAATTTTCAACGTTCACCGTCTGCCAGACCACAGTTTTTTCTTCGTCGGTCAGCGATGTCGCCATGAATTGCTGATGCGCGAAGCTGTAGGCGGCCAGCAGGCCGGGGGCCTCGGCCATGGTGCCGTGCAGGCCGGGGATGCGGCCGTTTGCCTTGAACGAGGCTTCGAGCGCGGGTTTGGCAGCTTCGGGGGCGGATTCGATGGTGTGGATGGGGAAGTGTGTCATGGGTCGCTCCTATTTGGGCGTGAGTGATTGAAATGCAGCGGTGCGGCGTGCCTGCTGCGGTTCGACAAGGCTTAGGTAAGGTGATTTGAGTGATTGCTCAATGATTGATTTGAGCAATCACTCAATCGTGAGCAGCGTACGATCTGCTGGGTTCTCAGTAAAGAATCCGGTCGCCATTCAGACTATGACCAATATGGCGAGGTTATGATCCTGAGGATCCGCAGGACGACCTGTCACAATCGGCCAGCACGTCCCTAGGCTGGCCGTTTCACGTTTTGATCAACGTTTTTGGTGTGGCACGGTCGAACGCATGGCGCGAGAGCCACAGAAAAAATCGATGACGCTTCGCGCATGCGGATGGAAGACTGCGGCTCAGGCCGTCGTCAAACGTTGCGTGCTACCGATATTTTTCGAGCGCACCGTCATAAACCGGGGCATGATAGGCCGGCATTTCCACCCGGCGAGGCACATATTCACCAGAGTCGGTAACCTTTCGGACATGTGCCGCGATCTCTTCCATGGGCGCGAACCAGACATCACCCGGCTCCAGCGCCTGTTTCAGAAAGTTGGCGACCACTTCCCACCGGGCCAACCTGCCGGTTGCGAATGGATGAACGACAGCCACCCAGAGCCCACCATATTTCTTGATCGTGTTGAACTCTTGAATATACGGCTCAAACCCGACGCTGGGGGGCATGATATTGCCGAAATATCCCAAGTCGTCCGACTGGACGAACTGGGGCCAGTCATCAAGTCCCCAATGGGTTGGTAACTCGACCAAGCTGCCTTTTGCGGTCTCCAGCATATAGGGCTGGTCGTCACCCATGAGGGAGGCATCATAGGAAAAGCCACGTTCGGCGATCAGATCACACGACACGTCGGACATGTTGTATAACGGCGCACGCCAACCGCGCGGTGCCTTGCCGGTTGCGCGCTTGATAATGTCTATCCCGACGTCCAGCCAATGCGCCTCTTCGGCGGGTTCCAGTTCATTCGGGTGTTCGTGAATGTAGCCGTGATGGCCGATCTCATGGCCGCCGTTCAGGATGGTCTCGATGGCACGAGGATAGCGTTCAACGCACCACGCCGGGATATAGAAGGTTTGTCTGATCCCGAGGCGGCGATAGGTTTCGACAATGCGCGGGATGGCAATTTCGGGACCGTATTGCAGCATAGATGTGGTTGCCGCCTTGCGGTGGCTTTCCTTGGGGTGGCTGATATGGATCAGACTGTCGGCATCCATGTCAAAGGTCACGCAGGCCGCGCATTTTGCGCCGTTGGGCCAAGGTACTGGATTGTCGATCATGGCATAATGCTCCCGCCGTTAACACCGATCCCCTGTCCGGTGATGTATGCTGCGTTGGGCCCGGCAAGGAACAGGGCCATCTGTGCGATTTCTTCGGGTTGCCCGAAACGGGCCAATGGTATTTCCAGCTCCTTTGCGCGCCATTCGGGGGTCATGTTTTCGGCGGCGAGCATCGCGGTATCAATCGGCCCGGGGCAGAGCGCATTCACCAGAATATTAGGTGCGAATTCCTTTGCCCAGCACCGAACCAGACCGAGAACGCCGTGTTTGGACGCCACATATGGCGCGAATTCTTCGCGTCCGTAATAGGATAGGTCCGAGGCGATCATGATCAGGCGACCCGATTTGGGGTGCATGGCACGAATGGATTCGCGTCCGATCAGGAACGAGCCGCGCAGGTTAACTGCCATCACCTGATCAAATTCGGCTGTTGTCGTGTCCAATAGGCCGCGCTCATGGATGATTCCGGCGCAGTTGACGACGGTATCAAGGGTCGTGAACCCCTCTGAGATCCGTGTGAACAAGCCCGAAACGGAGATTTCATCCGAGACATCGCAAATGGCGCTTTCGGCAGAGCCGCCTGCCGCGCGTATGGTTTCGACCGTTTCGACAGGGTCGTTCAGGTCAGCACACAGAACATGCGCACCGGCCTGTGCAAAGATCTTGGCGCAGGCCGCGCCGATGCCCCGGTTTGCCCCGGTTACCAGCACGTTCATGCCATCATATCCTTGTGTCATGCCATGACCTCGCCCCGGTCCAGATGATACGCCTGTCCGGTGATGTCGCGCGCGCCATCCGAAGCCAGATAGAGATAGACTGCTGCCATATCGTCCGGCTCCAGCAGGCCGCCCAAAACCTGCCCGCCGATGATCTCTTGCAGCAGCTCTTCTTCGGGACGCCCTGTGCTTTGCGACATTTTCGTCAGTGTCAGAAGCGCCGCCTCGGTTTTGACCCACCCCGGACAGACGGCATTGACGTTGATGCCCAATGGAGCCAATTCATGTGCCATCGAGCGCATGAAACCGATGTTGGCATGTTTTGATGCGCAATAGGCAGAGTATTCGGGAACGGCTGTGCGCCCCCAGATCGAGGACGTCAGAATGATGCGTCCGCCTTTGCCCATCTTGCGGACCGCGTAGCGGGTCATCAGAAACGTTCCCATCACGTTGATGTCGATGATCCGGCGGAAGGTTTCTTCGACGTCATCATTGTGGTCGGTAATCGGGGTCGTACGCTCTAACCCGGCGTTGTTTATCAGTATGTCGAGGCTGGGAAGCTGATCTGCCGCATGTTTGACCTCGGTCACATCGGTGATGTCGCACAGGATACCGTGGACGTTTTGCCCGGTCTCTGCGGACAGCTTCTCGGCAGCGTCAAAGACGGTTTCATCATCCGCAAGAATGTGCAGATCAGCGCCGGCGCGCGCGAATCCCTTTGCGATTCCATAGCCGATGCCACGACTCGCACCGGTCACGAGGACGGTTTTCCCCGAAAAGTCATAAGTTATCTTGCCCATGCTTTACTCTGCCTTTGAGGTGGTTGAGCCGTTGTGAGAGATCCGGCCAATCACGTTCATAAGAACCTGCGCGGCGAGAATGGCTGTGGTGCCTGTGTGATCGTAATCCGGTGCAACCTCGACCAGATCCAGACCGACAATGTTCCCGCGTTTGGTCAACCCATCCAGAAACTCGAGAATTTCATAATACAGGAACCCACCATGCGATGGCGTGCCTGTCCCCGCTGCGATCGACGGGTCAAACCCGTCAATATCAATGGTCACATAGTACCGCGCGCCCTCTGGGATACGCTCCAGAACCTGCTCGACCCCCAGTTTTCGGAACTGGCGCACCGAAAGGATATCCGACCCCATTGCGCGCGCATCGTCATAACCTTCTTTGGCGGTGGACGAGACATTGCGAATGCCTATCTGCGACAGGCCGGTAACGTAGGGTTTGTCGGCTGCGCGCCGCATCGGGTTCCCGTGGCCGAAGCGCACGCCATGCCGTTCATCGACGAAATCCAGATGGGCATCAATCTGTACGATATGTATCGGCTCTTGTCCCTCGAACGCGTTGATGCAGGGGATGTTGATTGAATGATCACCGCCCAGTGTAATTGGAATCGCGCCCGCGGCCAGAATTTTGCGAACCCCGTATTCGATGTTCGCGTGGCTGGTCATGGTGTCGGTGTGTACGATGTCCGCATCACCGATATCGACGATTTTCACCTCTCCTGCGGGCAGGTAGGTCACATCGTCCTCGTGATCGTATGCCCCTCCGTGGCCGAACGAAAACAGGGTCGAGGCTTCTCGGATCGAGCGCGGACCAAACCGCGCGCCGGGTCGCCATTGCGTCCCGAAATCATAGGGGGCACCGAGGATCGCAAAATCAGCGTCAATCGCGTCCCAATCGGAAACGTACGGGTTTTTGCCGAAAGTCGAGATCCCCACAAAAGGAAGATCAAGCCTGCCTTGTTCATACTGGTTCTTGGTCATTTCACTTCTTTCAAATTTGGTTTGAACTTGTCAGCGAAGATCACGGCAACATCCCGATGAAATTGCAGGTTGGCCTCTTCTTCGGATTGGTTTTCGTCCGAGATAAACAGGAAAAATCGGATGTTTTGCATTTGGAACAGTGTGTTGGCCAACATGTCTGCCTCAAGATTACGTGCCAGCGTGCCGCGACCCTGATAGGTTTGCACGATGCGTGCCATGAGCTCGATCAACGCCTGATCGAGGCTGCGATAGGTTGTGCCGAACTGTTTGCCACCTTCAAGGATGCTGGCGGCAAGTACCTCTCGCCACGTGCTTTTTGTCAGATAGGTCATCGCATGTTTGCGCATGATCCGACCAAACTCTGCAACAGCGCGCTGTATGTCCTCGGGTAGGTTATCTGCCAGATCTTCCAGCTGGGAAATCAGGCGCACGTCGCTTTCCTTGACCAGCGCCAACAGCAGGTTCGCTTTGGACTCGTAGTAGTTATAGACGGTCACGGCGGACACCTCGGCCTCGGCCGCGATGCTCTCAATGGTGACGCTGCCGTAACCTTCGTTCTGAAATCTCGTTCTCGCCACTTCCAGGATACGGTTTGAGCGATCTTTTTTCTGACGTGTTCGTAAGCTCACAGCCACTTCCTGTCTCCCTGCAGCATGTCGTCCTAGTGCCCGTTCCGAGGCGCGATCGTGAAAAGATCGCAAAAAAATTGTAGACACAAAGAAATTTTAGTGACTAAACTTTCGTAGTCAATAAAAATAAATCAACGCTAACAGCAAGGGGAAACAACATGATGAAAATGATGGGACCAGCATTGGCCGCAGGGGCGGCAGCGCTGTCGATTGCAACCGGCGCGGCGGCAAAGGAGCAAATCAATGTAGGGCTTTGCGTCTCTTGGCCCGGATACGCCATGCTTGAGCTTGCTCAGCAAAAGGGGTTGGCCGAAGGGTATGAAATCAACAGCGTCATTTTTGACGACCCCTTGGGGGGACAGGCTGCTTTGGCTGCGGGCCAGATCGACATTTATGAATGCACCGGGGATTATACGCCGCTGGCGATTGACCGCGGAACCGGGGTCGTGACCGTTGCCTTTGCGAACCCGTCATATGGTGTGGACCATGTTATTCTGGCCCCAGGCATGGATGCCTCGACCATGAAGGGATCGCGCATTGGCGCCCCGCAGGCCTATATCGGTCAGTTGTTGATGGGTGTCTGGATGGACAGCGAAAACATTCCGCTGGATGACGTCACTTGGGTCAACCTACTCGCGGACGAGGCGGTGGGGCCGATGCTGTCGGGTGATCTGGCCGCTGCTTATCTGTATGAGCCTTGGATCACGCGCGTGATGGAGAATCTTCCGGGGGCATCGTCGGGTGGCAACACCGGCGAAGACTGGATGCTGGAAACCGGCATTTTCACCGATGTGATCTATATGAACGGCGATTTCATCAACAACCACCGCGGTGCTGCATTGGACCTGCTGAAGGCCCGGTTCGATGCTGTTGGCTGGTGGCATGACAACACCGCTGAAGGCAATCAGCTGATGTCGGACTTCTTGCAATGGCCGGTGGCCGACATCGAATCCGTCATCGGCAGCAACGGGAAATTCCTGAAGGGCGGGATCTACATGTATGACTTTGATGAATCTGCC from Roseovarius pelagicus includes the following:
- a CDS encoding ABC transporter substrate-binding protein, producing the protein MMKMMGPALAAGAAALSIATGAAAKEQINVGLCVSWPGYAMLELAQQKGLAEGYEINSVIFDDPLGGQAALAAGQIDIYECTGDYTPLAIDRGTGVVTVAFANPSYGVDHVILAPGMDASTMKGSRIGAPQAYIGQLLMGVWMDSENIPLDDVTWVNLLADEAVGPMLSGDLAAAYLYEPWITRVMENLPGASSGGNTGEDWMLETGIFTDVIYMNGDFINNHRGAALDLLKARFDAVGWWHDNTAEGNQLMSDFLQWPVADIESVIGSNGKFLKGGIYMYDFDESARVCGALEGDPPFGLENGSITTVIKTINDYWVRFGLMTEVHDPAAGVDCTLMADLVDQGYRQAIEANE
- a CDS encoding SDR family NAD(P)-dependent oxidoreductase, with translation MTQGYDGMNVLVTGANRGIGAACAKIFAQAGAHVLCADLNDPVETVETIRAAGGSAESAICDVSDEISVSGLFTRISEGFTTLDTVVNCAGIIHERGLLDTTTAEFDQVMAVNLRGSFLIGRESIRAMHPKSGRLIMIASDLSYYGREEFAPYVASKHGVLGLVRCWAKEFAPNILVNALCPGPIDTAMLAAENMTPEWRAKELEIPLARFGQPEEIAQMALFLAGPNAAYITGQGIGVNGGSIMP
- a CDS encoding polysaccharide deacetylase family protein, producing the protein MIDNPVPWPNGAKCAACVTFDMDADSLIHISHPKESHRKAATTSMLQYGPEIAIPRIVETYRRLGIRQTFYIPAWCVERYPRAIETILNGGHEIGHHGYIHEHPNELEPAEEAHWLDVGIDIIKRATGKAPRGWRAPLYNMSDVSCDLIAERGFSYDASLMGDDQPYMLETAKGSLVELPTHWGLDDWPQFVQSDDLGYFGNIMPPSVGFEPYIQEFNTIKKYGGLWVAVVHPFATGRLARWEVVANFLKQALEPGDVWFAPMEEIAAHVRKVTDSGEYVPRRVEMPAYHAPVYDGALEKYR
- a CDS encoding DsbA family oxidoreductase: MTDPLRIDIVSDVMCPWCIIGYRQLAIALAATGTPHDLHWHPFELNPQMPPEGQNGFEHIAEKYGSTRAQSEDSRDRMTALGTELGFDFRWTDDFRMHNTFNAHQLLHWADAQGRKHDLKMALFSAHFTDGRDLSDVTVLADVAKEIGLDRSEALTVLEDQRFADDVRKVESFWIKQGIQGVPAMIFDRQHLVTGAQGVEGYTNILNQLTKETL
- a CDS encoding carboxymuconolactone decarboxylase family protein yields the protein MTHFPIHTIESAPEAAKPALEASFKANGRIPGLHGTMAEAPGLLAAYSFAHQQFMATSLTDEEKTVVWQTVNVENSCHYCVPAHTGIAKMMKVDDAITEALRNETPLPTAKLEGLRTFTLQVVRTSANLTDAQVQTFLDAGFEERNILEVILGVAQKVMSNFTNHFAGTPVDQVFQKFAWQKADKAA
- a CDS encoding TetR/AcrR family transcriptional regulator; this translates as MSLRTRQKKDRSNRILEVARTRFQNEGYGSVTIESIAAEAEVSAVTVYNYYESKANLLLALVKESDVRLISQLEDLADNLPEDIQRAVAEFGRIMRKHAMTYLTKSTWREVLAASILEGGKQFGTTYRSLDQALIELMARIVQTYQGRGTLARNLEADMLANTLFQMQNIRFFLFISDENQSEEEANLQFHRDVAVIFADKFKPNLKEVK
- the speB gene encoding agmatinase: MTKNQYEQGRLDLPFVGISTFGKNPYVSDWDAIDADFAILGAPYDFGTQWRPGARFGPRSIREASTLFSFGHGGAYDHEDDVTYLPAGEVKIVDIGDADIVHTDTMTSHANIEYGVRKILAAGAIPITLGGDHSINIPCINAFEGQEPIHIVQIDAHLDFVDERHGVRFGHGNPMRRAADKPYVTGLSQIGIRNVSSTAKEGYDDARAMGSDILSVRQFRKLGVEQVLERIPEGARYYVTIDIDGFDPSIAAGTGTPSHGGFLYYEILEFLDGLTKRGNIVGLDLVEVAPDYDHTGTTAILAAQVLMNVIGRISHNGSTTSKAE
- a CDS encoding SDR family NAD(P)-dependent oxidoreductase, with translation MGKITYDFSGKTVLVTGASRGIGYGIAKGFARAGADLHILADDETVFDAAEKLSAETGQNVHGILCDITDVTEVKHAADQLPSLDILINNAGLERTTPITDHNDDVEETFRRIIDINVMGTFLMTRYAVRKMGKGGRIILTSSIWGRTAVPEYSAYCASKHANIGFMRSMAHELAPLGINVNAVCPGWVKTEAALLTLTKMSQSTGRPEEELLQEIIGGQVLGGLLEPDDMAAVYLYLASDGARDITGQAYHLDRGEVMA